The following coding sequences lie in one Phragmites australis chromosome 8, lpPhrAust1.1, whole genome shotgun sequence genomic window:
- the LOC133927593 gene encoding uncharacterized protein LOC133927593 gives MVKPTINNCMIFRVLISGGSSLNILFSGALDAMQISQSAIKLVTQTFYDIVLGSSSMPIGHILLPITFARHDNFWTKKILLNLVNSEIVYNAILGRPILAKFMDVVHYAYQYVKIPRPVGVITIRGCPKVVLCCDK, from the coding sequence ATGGTAAAGCCTACGATCAACAACTGCATGATTTTTCGAGTGCTCATTAGTGGAGGAAGTTCTCTGAACATCCTCTTCTCAGGTGCACTTGATGCAATGCAGATCTCCCAATCTGCCATCAAGCTGGTTACTCAAACCTTCTACGACATAGTGCTCGGATCTTCGTCCATGCCTATCGGCCATATATTGCTTCCCATCACCTTTGCGAGGCATGATAACTTCTGGACAAAGAAGATTCTGCTCAATTTGGTCAATTCCGAGATTGtgtacaatgccatcttaggacGACCAATCCTAGCCAAGTTCATGGATGTCGTGCACTACGCCTACCAGTATGTGAAGATCCCAAGACCTGTGGGAGTCATCACCATCCGGGGTTGCCCCAAGGTGGTCCTCTGCTGCGACAAGTAG